In Pedobacter heparinus DSM 2366, the following are encoded in one genomic region:
- a CDS encoding LEA type 2 family protein encodes MKRIFLLCLAALALSGCGINQQAAQIKALEKCTYRITSADQITLGGADVKKMVANGDVNLGSLPALALGLLRKDVPLRARLNLEVKNPTGNAAAINEFEYKILINRQELATGFVNQALNVAAGQSSTVPVDMEVNVYPFISNSKVMGEISDFLKSSKGGPEKKGILTLKIRPSIKVGNTLVKYPGFITIDKEVSSKILL; translated from the coding sequence ATGAAAAGAATCTTCTTATTATGCCTTGCAGCCCTGGCCCTATCCGGTTGTGGTATCAACCAACAGGCAGCGCAAATCAAGGCACTCGAAAAATGTACTTACCGGATTACCTCGGCCGATCAGATTACACTTGGTGGGGCTGATGTGAAAAAAATGGTAGCTAATGGTGACGTTAACCTGGGTAGTTTGCCGGCCCTGGCCCTGGGTTTGCTCAGAAAAGACGTTCCTTTAAGGGCACGCTTAAATCTGGAAGTTAAAAATCCGACAGGCAATGCTGCTGCCATTAATGAATTTGAATATAAGATCCTCATCAACAGACAGGAACTGGCTACCGGTTTTGTAAACCAGGCACTCAATGTTGCAGCAGGTCAATCTTCTACTGTGCCGGTTGATATGGAGGTCAACGTTTATCCTTTTATTTCAAACAGCAAGGTAATGGGAGAGATCAGCGATTTCCTTAAAAGCAGTAAAGGAGGCCCGGAAAAGAAAGGCATACTTACCCTTAAGATCAGGCCCAGTATTAAAGTAGGCAATACATTGGTCAAATATCCGGGTTTTATTACAATTGATAAGGAAGTAAGCAGTAAAATTCTCCTATAA
- a CDS encoding alpha-ketoglutarate-dependent dioxygenase AlkB family protein has product MDKSLYLDHLNLLPIPGEAFFYPGFFTEAESDQYFQELTHQVTWKQEPIKVFGKDILQPRFTAFYGDEATSYSYSGITLNAMPWIDTLTRIKENIETKFDVEFNTCLLNHYRSGADSIGWHRDNEKNLGQYPFIASVSFGAPRIFQFRHYTDKIPIISVELTHGSLLIMKADTQHLWEHRLPKILRPVGPRINLTFRLILK; this is encoded by the coding sequence ATGGATAAATCACTGTATCTGGATCATTTAAACCTGCTGCCTATTCCTGGAGAAGCATTTTTTTACCCCGGCTTTTTTACTGAAGCAGAGAGTGACCAGTATTTTCAGGAGCTGACGCATCAGGTAACCTGGAAACAGGAACCCATAAAGGTTTTTGGTAAGGACATATTGCAGCCAAGGTTTACCGCATTTTATGGTGATGAAGCAACAAGCTATAGTTATTCCGGTATTACCCTAAATGCCATGCCATGGATAGATACCTTAACGCGTATTAAAGAAAATATAGAGACTAAATTTGATGTGGAATTCAATACCTGCCTGCTTAACCATTACAGAAGTGGTGCCGATAGCATAGGCTGGCATCGCGACAATGAAAAGAACCTTGGCCAATATCCCTTCATTGCATCTGTAAGCTTTGGCGCACCCAGGATATTCCAGTTCAGGCATTATACCGATAAAATTCCCATCATTTCTGTTGAACTGACGCATGGCAGTTTATTGATCATGAAAGCTGATACACAACATTTATGGGAGCACAGACTACCTAAAATCCTGCGCCCTGTAGGGCCCCGTATCAATTTAACCTTTCGCCTGATCCTTAAATAA
- a CDS encoding sigma-70 family RNA polymerase sigma factor yields MRQLKIEQSITNRDSDSIEKYLYDIARIDLLSVEEEIVLAQKIRKGDQSALDRLVKANLRFVVSVAKKYQNQGIRLSDLIAEGNLGLIKAAQRFDETKGFKFISFAVWWIRQSIMIAIAEQKRIVRLPANQIGGIMKINKAMADLEQQLERVPSLEEVCEFIELPEEKVVDYLHHAPMTTSLDTVIAEESGFTLAETIEDTNVEKTDTTVLQHSVTVDVKRLMRGLPEREKEILSMFYGLGGYPAIGLDEIGGKMNLGKERVRQIKDKALKTLRSEQPKAYMMEYI; encoded by the coding sequence ATGAGACAATTAAAGATAGAGCAGTCCATTACCAACCGGGATTCGGACTCGATAGAAAAATACTTGTATGACATTGCAAGAATTGACTTACTAAGCGTTGAAGAAGAGATTGTGCTTGCCCAGAAGATCAGGAAGGGAGACCAGTCGGCATTAGACCGCCTGGTAAAAGCCAACCTGCGCTTTGTAGTATCTGTGGCCAAGAAATATCAGAACCAGGGCATCCGTTTGTCCGACTTGATTGCAGAAGGAAACCTGGGGCTGATTAAAGCTGCCCAAAGGTTTGATGAAACTAAAGGCTTTAAATTCATCTCCTTTGCCGTCTGGTGGATCCGTCAGAGTATTATGATCGCAATTGCCGAACAGAAACGTATCGTCCGTCTGCCTGCAAACCAGATCGGTGGAATCATGAAGATCAACAAGGCTATGGCTGACCTGGAACAACAGCTGGAACGGGTACCCAGTTTGGAAGAAGTTTGTGAATTTATTGAACTGCCGGAAGAAAAGGTGGTCGATTATCTGCACCACGCCCCCATGACAACTTCCCTGGATACAGTAATAGCAGAAGAATCTGGTTTTACCCTTGCCGAAACCATAGAGGATACCAATGTAGAAAAAACAGATACTACGGTATTGCAGCACTCTGTTACTGTAGATGTGAAGCGACTAATGAGAGGACTGCCGGAACGCGAAAAAGAAATCCTGTCCATGTTTTATGGTTTGGGTGGCTATCCGGCCATTGGCCTGGATGAAATTGGCGGTAAGATGAACCTCGGTAAAGAACGGGTAAGGCAGATTAAAGACAAAGCCCTGAAAACATTAAGATCGGAACAACCAAAAGCATACATGATGGAATATATCTGA
- a CDS encoding Lrp/AsnC family transcriptional regulator — translation MNTGDLDKTDIGILRLLQQDALLSNKQLALELNKSTATIHERVRRLKTEGYIKRSVAILDGKKIGKSLIAYSQVQLKEHTDSALSGFEKEVVKFPEVMECYHMTGAFDFILRIVISDMDAYHNFLRSKLAQLSNIGTVQSFFVMSEIKTETAYPF, via the coding sequence ATGAATACGGGAGACCTCGACAAAACAGATATTGGTATTTTAAGGCTTTTGCAACAGGACGCATTGCTGAGCAATAAGCAATTGGCACTGGAACTGAACAAATCTACTGCTACCATTCATGAAAGGGTAAGGCGGTTAAAAACGGAAGGTTATATCAAACGCTCGGTAGCCATTCTGGATGGCAAAAAGATTGGCAAAAGCCTGATTGCCTATTCGCAGGTACAGCTAAAAGAACATACCGACAGTGCTTTGAGCGGCTTTGAAAAAGAGGTGGTAAAATTTCCGGAAGTGATGGAATGCTACCACATGACAGGGGCTTTCGACTTTATTCTCAGGATCGTGATCTCTGATATGGATGCCTATCACAATTTTCTGAGGAGCAAACTGGCACAGCTTAGTAATATCGGCACGGTCCAGAGTTTTTTTGTAATGTCCGAGATCAAGACTGAAACAGCCTATCCCTTTTAA
- a CDS encoding DNA polymerase III subunit alpha, which translates to MFLNVHSSYSLRYGTMSVEQLVKEAVSLGIEQMAITDINNSTGVMEFMRECRAHGVRPIGGIEFRKQNKLLYIGIARNKEGMKELNDFLTFHNFSKKELPARADAFKNACVIYPYQSGIAVGTDDFIGIRPGQLNLLYGRDLSQLKDKLVVWQPVTVYNRLHYRLHEYLRAIDLNTLLTKVDEGNKCRPDEHFLPPGELKHLYAAYPFILENTEKLMAGCTLNYVNKERRNKKTYKGSKAEDKLLLEQLAWAGLEQRYKGENHEAAERLKKELEVIEELDFFAYFLITWDIIRYGKSKGYYHVGRGSGANSIVAYCLFITDVDPIELDLYFERFLNKNRSSPPDFDIDYSWDEREDIQQYIFNTYGEKHTAMLGTMSSFKDRSVFREIGKVMGLPKAEIDDFLDPVKQEEHKKNPVYKKIMAAHGMMEKMPNQRSIHAGGILISEDPITYYTALDLPPKDFATVQWDMYEAEAIGLDKFDILSQRGIGHIKEAVQLIRQNTGDVVDIHDTRSLLKDPRLNGLLKEGSSIGCFYIESPAMRQLLVKLACEDYLTLVAASSIIRPGVAQSGMMATYIYNYHHPEEVKYLHPIMEEHLKDTYGVMVYQEDVIKICYHYGGLDLADADILRRGMSGKYRSKKEFDRLIESFFIHAKKEGRDEEVTKEIWRQVASFAGYSFSKAHSASYAVESYQSLFLKTYYPKEFMVAVLNNYGGFYQRWVYVHELRKVGAVVHLPCVNHSEDVVSINGSDAYLGLIGIQGLESRHMTLIPKERRANGLYKGLEDFVRRTGITLEQAILLIRIGALRFTGSSKKALLWEVYSYLGNKQPEVPSQELFRMESKACVLPPLDSDKLEDAYNELELLGYPVSMGMFDMLKTDYRGDVKASGLRAYIGQTIKMVGLYVCEKTVHTKNNKKMWFGTFLDAEGNFFDTTHFSTHTPVYPFRGKGCYLILGKVATDFGFPSIEVFRFAKLPLVDNPVMA; encoded by the coding sequence ATGTTTTTAAATGTCCACTCTTCCTATAGCCTGCGTTATGGCACCATGTCTGTAGAACAGCTTGTAAAAGAGGCAGTTTCTTTGGGAATTGAGCAAATGGCCATTACAGATATCAATAACTCTACCGGGGTAATGGAATTTATGCGGGAATGCAGGGCGCATGGTGTCAGGCCGATCGGTGGAATAGAATTCAGGAAGCAGAATAAATTGTTATATATCGGTATAGCCAGGAACAAGGAAGGAATGAAGGAACTGAACGACTTTTTGACCTTTCATAACTTCAGCAAAAAGGAATTGCCCGCCAGGGCAGATGCGTTTAAAAATGCCTGTGTGATCTATCCTTATCAAAGTGGCATAGCAGTCGGGACAGATGATTTTATAGGCATCCGGCCAGGGCAGTTGAACCTGCTTTACGGAAGGGACCTGAGCCAGCTGAAGGATAAGCTGGTGGTTTGGCAGCCGGTAACGGTTTACAACCGTTTACACTACCGCCTGCATGAATACCTGCGGGCAATAGACCTGAATACACTGCTTACTAAGGTTGATGAAGGTAATAAATGCAGGCCGGACGAGCATTTTTTGCCCCCCGGTGAGCTGAAGCATTTGTATGCCGCTTATCCTTTTATTCTTGAAAATACAGAAAAATTAATGGCGGGTTGTACCCTTAATTATGTAAACAAAGAAAGAAGGAACAAAAAGACTTACAAAGGGAGCAAGGCAGAAGACAAACTGCTGCTGGAACAGCTGGCTTGGGCCGGACTTGAGCAGCGTTATAAAGGTGAAAATCATGAGGCCGCAGAACGGCTGAAAAAAGAACTGGAAGTTATCGAAGAGCTTGATTTCTTTGCTTATTTTCTGATCACCTGGGACATCATCCGCTATGGCAAAAGTAAGGGCTATTATCATGTAGGCCGGGGATCAGGGGCAAACAGTATTGTGGCTTACTGCCTGTTCATCACCGATGTAGACCCGATAGAGCTGGATCTTTATTTTGAGCGGTTTCTGAATAAGAACCGCAGTTCGCCCCCGGATTTTGATATAGATTATTCATGGGATGAAAGGGAAGATATACAACAGTATATTTTTAATACTTATGGTGAAAAGCATACGGCCATGCTGGGTACGATGAGTTCATTTAAAGACCGCTCGGTCTTCCGGGAGATCGGGAAGGTAATGGGATTGCCCAAAGCAGAGATCGATGATTTCCTAGATCCTGTAAAACAGGAAGAACACAAAAAAAATCCTGTTTATAAAAAGATCATGGCTGCGCATGGCATGATGGAGAAAATGCCTAACCAACGTTCTATACATGCCGGGGGGATATTGATTTCGGAAGATCCAATCACTTATTATACCGCGCTGGACCTGCCCCCAAAAGATTTTGCCACGGTACAATGGGACATGTACGAAGCAGAAGCTATAGGGCTGGATAAATTTGATATTCTGAGTCAGCGGGGCATTGGCCATATTAAAGAGGCCGTGCAGCTCATCAGGCAAAATACGGGTGATGTGGTCGATATCCATGATACCAGGAGCTTGCTGAAAGATCCCAGACTTAATGGTTTGCTGAAAGAGGGTAGCAGCATTGGCTGTTTTTATATCGAATCGCCCGCCATGCGGCAATTGCTGGTCAAACTGGCTTGTGAAGACTACCTTACACTGGTGGCAGCCAGTTCCATTATCAGGCCCGGTGTAGCGCAATCTGGTATGATGGCGACCTATATTTACAACTATCACCATCCTGAAGAAGTGAAATACCTGCACCCGATTATGGAAGAGCACCTGAAAGATACCTATGGGGTAATGGTTTACCAGGAAGATGTGATCAAAATCTGTTACCATTATGGAGGACTTGATCTGGCAGATGCTGATATCCTGAGAAGAGGAATGAGTGGAAAGTACCGTTCAAAAAAGGAATTTGACCGCCTGATAGAGAGTTTTTTTATCCATGCAAAGAAAGAGGGCAGGGATGAGGAGGTAACCAAAGAAATCTGGAGGCAGGTGGCTTCGTTTGCCGGATACAGTTTTTCTAAGGCCCATTCCGCAAGTTATGCGGTAGAGAGCTATCAGAGCTTATTTTTGAAGACTTATTACCCTAAAGAGTTTATGGTTGCTGTACTCAATAACTATGGAGGCTTTTACCAGCGTTGGGTATATGTGCACGAGTTACGTAAAGTAGGGGCCGTAGTACACCTGCCCTGTGTAAACCACAGTGAAGATGTTGTAAGCATCAATGGGTCAGATGCCTACCTGGGTCTGATTGGTATTCAGGGGCTGGAGAGCCGGCATATGACCCTGATCCCCAAAGAACGGAGGGCCAATGGTCTGTATAAAGGATTGGAAGATTTTGTACGGCGTACAGGAATCACACTGGAACAGGCCATCCTGCTCATCAGGATCGGTGCATTGCGCTTTACAGGTTCCAGTAAAAAAGCCTTGCTCTGGGAGGTGTACAGTTACCTGGGCAATAAGCAACCGGAAGTACCCTCACAGGAACTTTTCCGGATGGAAAGCAAAGCCTGTGTGCTTCCGCCCCTGGATTCAGACAAACTGGAGGATGCATATAATGAACTCGAACTGCTGGGCTATCCGGTAAGTATGGGAATGTTTGACATGCTGAAAACAGACTACAGAGGTGATGTGAAAGCTTCAGGTTTAAGAGCATATATTGGTCAAACTATAAAAATGGTAGGTTTGTACGTCTGCGAAAAAACAGTGCACACCAAAAACAACAAAAAAATGTGGTTCGGTACCTTTTTAGACGCCGAGGGGAATTTCTTTGATACCACACATTTCTCTACCCATACACCTGTATACCCTTTCAGGGGAAAGGGCTGTTACCTGATATTGGGCAAAGTGGCGACAGATTTTGGCTTTCCAAGTATTGAAGTGTTCCGCTTTGCCAAATTGCCCCTGGTAGATAACCCGGTAATGGCTTAA
- a CDS encoding DoxX family protein encodes MKRLFNTNFNNESVHFMLLVLRVAAGAFMLVHGYQKLGWITAGGEIQFGDPIGVGPVLSLYLAVFAEFFCSILLILGLATRFALIPLIVTMVVAVGIVHAADGFDKKELGLHYLVVYLFLLVAGAGKYSIDNLISRNLSGRRR; translated from the coding sequence ATGAAACGATTATTTAACACCAATTTTAACAATGAAAGTGTACACTTTATGTTGCTTGTACTGCGGGTGGCAGCTGGCGCTTTTATGCTTGTTCACGGTTACCAAAAACTGGGCTGGATTACTGCCGGCGGAGAAATACAGTTTGGGGATCCTATAGGTGTAGGCCCGGTATTGTCCCTTTATTTAGCCGTATTTGCCGAATTTTTCTGCTCCATTTTACTGATTCTGGGATTGGCCACCAGGTTTGCCCTGATACCACTTATCGTTACTATGGTTGTTGCGGTGGGTATTGTGCATGCAGCGGATGGCTTTGATAAAAAAGAACTTGGATTGCATTATCTGGTTGTATATCTGTTTCTGCTGGTTGCCGGGGCCGGAAAATATAGTATAGATAACCTGATCAGTAGAAACCTGAGTGGTCGCAGAAGGTAA
- a CDS encoding TetR/AcrR family transcriptional regulator has product MGIAERKLRQKEEFRASILEAAWLQVLTDGWQSLSIRKIADAIEYSIPVIYNHFENKEAILLEFTKAGFQKLADALQKVKIQHKDPALQLEAIANAYWDFAFDHKEYYQLMFGLGIPACDRINQVAELKNMTTIMISSIQEAIAASTNKEADFFLKYHTYFSILHGLVSIQMIEKDGKPAEENRRILQDAISGFIKSLF; this is encoded by the coding sequence ATGGGAATTGCAGAACGAAAACTCCGTCAGAAAGAAGAATTCAGGGCAAGCATCCTCGAGGCTGCATGGCTGCAGGTTTTAACAGATGGCTGGCAATCCCTCTCTATCCGTAAAATAGCCGATGCCATAGAATACAGCATTCCCGTTATTTACAATCATTTCGAGAACAAGGAAGCCATATTACTGGAATTTACCAAAGCAGGCTTTCAAAAACTGGCAGATGCCCTGCAAAAGGTTAAAATACAGCATAAAGATCCGGCATTACAGCTGGAAGCCATAGCTAACGCTTACTGGGATTTTGCTTTCGACCATAAAGAATATTATCAGCTGATGTTTGGTTTGGGTATTCCAGCCTGCGACCGGATAAACCAGGTTGCTGAGCTGAAGAATATGACCACCATCATGATCTCGAGCATTCAGGAAGCCATTGCTGCCAGTACAAACAAAGAAGCAGACTTTTTTCTTAAATACCATACCTACTTTTCAATCCTCCATGGCCTGGTATCTATACAGATGATCGAAAAGGACGGTAAACCTGCTGAAGAAAACCGGAGGATATTACAGGACGCAATTTCTGGATTTATAAAATCTTTATTTTAA
- a CDS encoding PIG-L family deacetylase, which translates to MKFRLYLLVIAAVVPFLSKAQNMQQLNAAEIKQGLEALNVTGSVLYIAAHPDDENTRLLAYLAKDKKVRTGYLSLTRGDGGQNLIGNEQAELLGLIRTQELLAARRTDGAEQFFTRANDFGFSKNPEESFKIWDKAKILADVVWVIRKFQPDVIITRFPEDGRAGHGHHSGSAILAHEAFSAAADPKQFPEQLAFVKPWQAKRILWNTFNFGGNNTTADDQLKLDVGLYNPLLGKSYGEIAAESRSNHRSQGFGSARQRGSSTEFFTLVAGEKATKDIFEGIDFSLKRLPGSAAIQQLLTEINATYDAADPAASINKLLKLRTLVKDKPFKHELLDDLILASAGIWFESAAANSAYALNQPVNVKVQGIARVKPGFPLAISLEESNSGAAFSLVPNKLMSEDKTITTNDIGLSQPYWLEKQHPLGSFVVDDQTKIGLPENPVGLSALFKIKIGDAVIEKQRPVVYKYTDQVRGEVYQPLVIAPPVTATLTEKAYVFNGNEAKQIAVQLKSFKDNATGQLQPLVPAGWKVSPEKASFTLAKGEEQVLEFTVSPAGHISGGNLTFQVILDGETYDKGLRVINYEHIPLQTLFPPAVARVDKIDLKLAGRRIGYIAGAGDLIPESLKQIGYEVVNLNENQVINTDLSGFDAIVTGVRLYNVNDQIRSMQPKLMKYVENGGTLLVQYNVNNPLKLENIGPYPFRLSRDRVTEEGAKVGILKPEIPVLNYPNKITAKDFEGWIQERGLYFVTDADPKYTAVLSMNDQGESAKTGALIVADYGKGRFVYTGLSFFRQLPAGVPGAYRLFVNLLSGKK; encoded by the coding sequence ATGAAATTTCGTTTATACCTGCTTGTTATTGCCGCAGTTGTTCCTTTTTTAAGCAAAGCACAAAACATGCAGCAGCTAAATGCTGCTGAAATTAAACAGGGGCTGGAAGCATTAAACGTTACAGGAAGTGTACTGTACATCGCTGCACATCCGGATGATGAAAATACCCGTCTGCTGGCCTATCTGGCAAAAGACAAAAAAGTAAGGACAGGCTATTTGTCATTAACCCGGGGCGATGGGGGACAAAACCTGATCGGTAATGAACAGGCTGAATTGCTTGGCCTGATCCGTACCCAGGAATTGCTTGCTGCCCGTCGTACTGATGGTGCCGAACAGTTTTTTACCCGGGCAAATGATTTTGGTTTTTCTAAAAATCCTGAAGAAAGCTTTAAAATCTGGGATAAAGCTAAAATATTGGCAGATGTGGTATGGGTGATCAGAAAGTTTCAGCCTGATGTGATCATCACCCGTTTTCCTGAAGACGGACGTGCTGGTCATGGCCACCATTCTGGTTCTGCCATCCTTGCACATGAAGCTTTCTCGGCTGCTGCGGATCCGAAACAATTTCCAGAACAACTGGCTTTTGTTAAGCCATGGCAGGCCAAACGCATTTTATGGAATACTTTTAATTTTGGCGGCAACAATACCACCGCCGACGATCAGTTAAAACTCGATGTAGGCCTGTATAACCCATTACTTGGTAAAAGTTACGGGGAAATAGCAGCAGAAAGCAGGTCTAACCATCGTAGCCAGGGCTTTGGTTCGGCCAGGCAACGTGGTTCTTCTACAGAATTTTTTACGCTGGTAGCCGGCGAAAAAGCTACCAAAGATATATTTGAAGGGATTGATTTTTCTTTAAAAAGGCTGCCGGGCAGTGCTGCCATACAGCAACTGCTAACCGAGATCAACGCAACTTATGATGCTGCTGATCCAGCTGCATCCATCAACAAACTGTTAAAATTAAGAACGCTGGTAAAGGACAAACCATTTAAACATGAGCTACTGGACGACCTGATCCTGGCCAGTGCAGGTATCTGGTTTGAAAGTGCTGCGGCAAATTCAGCGTATGCCTTAAATCAACCTGTAAATGTAAAAGTACAGGGTATTGCCAGGGTAAAGCCAGGCTTTCCTTTGGCTATCAGTCTTGAAGAAAGCAACAGCGGGGCTGCTTTCAGTTTAGTACCCAACAAATTGATGTCGGAAGACAAGACCATTACTACCAATGACATTGGCCTTTCCCAGCCTTACTGGCTGGAAAAACAACATCCGCTGGGCTCCTTTGTGGTAGATGACCAGACTAAAATCGGACTGCCCGAAAACCCGGTCGGATTAAGTGCCCTGTTCAAAATAAAAATTGGTGATGCAGTCATTGAAAAGCAGCGTCCAGTAGTCTACAAGTATACCGATCAGGTACGTGGTGAGGTTTATCAACCCCTGGTTATTGCACCACCGGTTACTGCTACACTTACAGAAAAAGCGTATGTTTTTAATGGCAATGAGGCTAAACAAATTGCGGTTCAGCTCAAGAGCTTTAAAGATAATGCCACAGGCCAGCTGCAGCCACTGGTTCCGGCAGGCTGGAAGGTGAGTCCCGAGAAAGCCAGCTTTACTTTAGCCAAAGGCGAGGAGCAGGTTCTGGAATTTACGGTTAGCCCCGCAGGCCATATTTCAGGAGGCAATTTAACCTTTCAGGTGATTTTAGACGGTGAAACTTATGATAAAGGTTTACGCGTGATCAATTATGAACATATTCCTTTGCAAACACTTTTTCCACCGGCTGTGGCCAGGGTAGATAAAATAGATTTGAAACTGGCTGGAAGGCGAATTGGTTATATTGCCGGGGCGGGCGATCTGATACCCGAATCGCTGAAACAAATCGGATATGAAGTGGTAAATCTTAATGAGAACCAGGTGATCAATACCGATCTTTCGGGTTTTGATGCCATTGTAACTGGTGTCCGTTTGTACAATGTAAATGATCAGATCAGGAGCATGCAGCCTAAGCTGATGAAATATGTAGAAAATGGCGGTACCTTACTTGTACAGTACAATGTAAATAATCCGCTTAAACTGGAAAATATTGGCCCTTATCCCTTCAGGCTATCGCGTGACCGTGTTACAGAAGAAGGCGCAAAGGTGGGTATCCTTAAGCCCGAAATTCCGGTATTAAATTATCCGAATAAAATTACAGCTAAAGATTTTGAAGGCTGGATCCAGGAGCGGGGATTGTATTTTGTAACGGATGCAGACCCTAAATATACCGCTGTACTGAGTATGAACGACCAGGGCGAAAGTGCCAAAACAGGTGCCCTGATTGTAGCTGATTATGGAAAAGGCAGATTTGTATATACCGGTCTTTCTTTCTTCAGACAGTTGCCGGCAGGCGTACCCGGTGCTTATCGTTTATTTGTAAATCTCTTATCGGGGAAAAAATAA
- the dinB gene encoding DNA polymerase IV, with protein sequence MSSDKHIIHMDLDSFFVSVEIKKNSKLAGKPVIVGGLSDRGVVTSCSYEARKYGVHSAMPSRLARQLCPHAEFVRGNMDDYSEHSRMVTEILQQKVPVLEKASIDEHYIDMTGMERFYGCMKFARELKEQVFKESGLPVSFGLSVNKTVSKIATNECKPNGALQVEQLEIPSFLNPLSIKKIPGLGAATFLKLSEMGVRKIHTFAQIPQQQVYKVLGNNGLSLWQKAHGIDHTPVIPYREQKSISKQQTFESDSIDFTQIRQLITGMVIELAYELRKQQKLTACVTIVIRYSNFETITQQCRIPYTALDDTLIVKAKELFERAYTRRMLIRLVGIKLSALVNGYEQIDLYSASEEKYNLYQAMDKIRNRYGEKAIALASTLSIKL encoded by the coding sequence ATGTCTTCAGATAAGCACATCATCCACATGGATCTGGATTCTTTTTTTGTATCAGTAGAGATTAAAAAGAACAGTAAACTGGCAGGTAAACCCGTTATTGTTGGTGGCTTGTCAGATCGCGGAGTGGTTACTTCCTGTAGCTATGAGGCAAGGAAATACGGGGTTCATTCGGCCATGCCCTCAAGGCTGGCCCGGCAACTGTGCCCCCATGCTGAATTTGTGAGAGGAAATATGGACGATTACAGCGAGCATTCGCGGATGGTGACCGAGATTCTGCAGCAAAAGGTACCTGTTTTAGAAAAGGCATCGATTGATGAACACTATATAGACATGACAGGTATGGAACGGTTTTATGGCTGCATGAAATTTGCCCGTGAGCTAAAGGAGCAGGTATTTAAGGAAAGTGGCCTTCCGGTTTCTTTTGGCTTGTCAGTTAACAAAACAGTTTCAAAAATTGCTACCAATGAATGTAAGCCGAACGGGGCATTACAGGTGGAACAACTGGAGATACCCTCATTTTTAAACCCGCTGTCTATCAAAAAAATACCGGGACTGGGTGCAGCCACTTTTTTGAAGTTAAGCGAAATGGGGGTTAGAAAGATCCATACTTTTGCGCAGATTCCCCAGCAGCAGGTATATAAGGTTTTGGGAAATAATGGCTTGTCATTGTGGCAGAAGGCACATGGTATAGATCATACTCCGGTAATTCCTTACAGGGAACAGAAATCGATCAGCAAGCAGCAGACTTTTGAAAGCGACAGTATAGATTTTACACAGATCAGGCAATTGATCACCGGAATGGTTATAGAGCTGGCCTATGAACTACGGAAGCAGCAAAAACTAACAGCTTGTGTTACCATTGTGATCAGGTATTCCAATTTTGAAACCATTACCCAGCAATGCCGCATTCCTTATACTGCGCTGGACGACACGCTGATTGTCAAAGCCAAAGAACTTTTTGAACGTGCCTATACCCGAAGGATGCTGATCAGGCTGGTAGGAATCAAATTGTCTGCATTGGTAAACGGTTATGAACAGATTGATTTGTACAGTGCTTCAGAGGAAAAATATAACCTGTACCAGGCCATGGACAAGATCAGGAACAGGTATGGCGAGAAGGCGATAGCCCTGGCCTCTACACTCAGCATCAAATTGTAG